A single region of the Streptomyces sp. NBC_01262 genome encodes:
- a CDS encoding PIG-L deacetylase family protein, producing the protein MTQGNAPAPARSTLVVTAHAGDFVWRAGGAIALAASRGEKVTIACLTFGERGESAKAWREGKKLDEIKAIRREEAEKAAETLGAEVRFFDAGDYPLLVTPELTDKLVEVYRATQPDIVLTHPVEDPYNGDHPAANRMALEARVLAQAIGYPGPGEIIGAPPVFYFEPHQPEMSGFRPEVLLDITEVWETKRKAMECLGAQQHLWDYYTDLAVRRGVQLKRNAGPNLGLAHKTMAEAFMRPHPQIAKELA; encoded by the coding sequence ATGACGCAAGGCAACGCGCCCGCACCCGCACGTTCGACGCTGGTCGTCACCGCTCACGCCGGAGACTTCGTGTGGCGGGCCGGCGGAGCCATCGCCCTGGCCGCCTCGCGCGGCGAGAAAGTCACCATCGCCTGCCTGACCTTCGGCGAACGCGGCGAGTCCGCCAAAGCCTGGCGCGAGGGCAAGAAGCTGGACGAGATCAAGGCGATCCGCCGTGAGGAGGCCGAGAAGGCCGCCGAGACGCTGGGCGCCGAGGTCCGTTTCTTCGACGCCGGTGACTACCCGCTGCTCGTCACCCCCGAGCTGACCGACAAGCTCGTCGAGGTCTACCGCGCCACCCAGCCCGACATCGTGCTCACCCACCCGGTCGAGGACCCGTACAACGGTGACCACCCGGCCGCCAACCGGATGGCGCTGGAGGCCCGTGTGCTCGCGCAGGCCATCGGCTACCCCGGCCCCGGCGAGATCATCGGCGCCCCGCCGGTCTTCTACTTCGAGCCGCACCAGCCCGAGATGAGCGGCTTCAGGCCCGAGGTCCTCCTGGACATCACCGAGGTGTGGGAGACCAAGCGCAAGGCCATGGAGTGCCTGGGCGCCCAGCAGCACCTGTGGGACTACTACACCGACCTCGCGGTGCGCCGCGGGGTCCAGCTCAAGCGGAACGCCGGCCCGAACCTGGGCCTGGCGCACAAGACCATGGCCGAGGCCTTCATGCGTCCGCACCCGCAGATCGCGAAGGAACTGGCATGA
- a CDS encoding 4-oxalomesaconate tautomerase: MSGPEEVPCLLMRGGTSKGAYFLAGDLPADPAARDDLLLRIMGSPDPRQIDGLGGAHPLTSKVAVVSLSSGPGSDVDYLFLQVGVDKPEVTDRQNCGNLLAGVGPFAVERGLVPAQDGRTAVRIRMVNTGDLATATFPTPGGRVDYTGDAEISGVPGTAAPVVIEFPPGTGPLLPTGNARDVIAGTAVTCVDNGMPTVLIAASSLGVTGYETPGELEADTVLGDRLHKIRLEAGALMGLGDVSGTTVPKLTLLAPPRAGGAISTRTFIPVRVHTSIGVLGAASVAAGLRIEGGVGAELAAVPTGHDRIRIEHPTGFLDIESSLRRSPGGEPSAARTAVVRTARKIFDGLVFPRAATTAPIPPQPYQGDEDDSASG; this comes from the coding sequence GTGAGCGGGCCCGAGGAGGTGCCCTGTCTGCTGATGCGCGGGGGCACCTCCAAGGGCGCCTACTTCCTGGCCGGCGACCTTCCGGCGGATCCCGCCGCCCGTGACGACCTGCTGCTGCGGATCATGGGCAGTCCCGACCCGCGCCAGATCGACGGCCTGGGCGGGGCGCACCCGCTCACCAGCAAGGTGGCCGTGGTCTCGCTCTCCTCCGGCCCCGGATCGGACGTCGACTACCTGTTCCTCCAGGTCGGCGTCGACAAGCCCGAGGTGACGGACCGCCAGAACTGCGGCAACCTCCTGGCCGGCGTCGGCCCCTTCGCCGTCGAGCGCGGTCTGGTCCCGGCCCAGGATGGGCGCACCGCCGTCCGTATCCGGATGGTCAACACCGGTGACCTCGCGACCGCGACGTTCCCCACGCCGGGCGGCCGGGTGGACTACACCGGGGACGCCGAGATCTCGGGCGTCCCGGGCACGGCCGCCCCCGTGGTGATCGAGTTCCCGCCGGGCACCGGTCCCCTGCTGCCCACCGGAAACGCCCGCGACGTGATCGCCGGCACCGCGGTGACCTGCGTGGACAACGGCATGCCGACCGTGCTGATCGCGGCGTCCTCCCTGGGCGTCACCGGCTACGAGACCCCCGGGGAGCTCGAAGCGGATACGGTCCTCGGCGACCGGCTCCACAAGATCCGGCTGGAGGCCGGAGCACTGATGGGCCTGGGCGACGTCAGCGGGACGACGGTTCCCAAGCTCACGCTGCTCGCCCCGCCCCGCGCGGGCGGCGCGATCTCCACGCGTACCTTCATCCCGGTGCGCGTACACACCTCCATCGGCGTGCTCGGCGCGGCCAGCGTCGCCGCCGGGCTGCGGATCGAGGGCGGCGTCGGCGCGGAGCTGGCGGCGGTGCCCACCGGGCACGACCGGATCCGTATAGAACACCCCACCGGATTCCTGGACATCGAGAGCAGCCTCCGAAGATCCCCGGGAGGCGAGCCCTCCGCCGCGCGTACCGCCGTGGTCCGCACGGCCCGAAAGATCTTCGACGGCCTGGTCTTCCCCAGGGCCGCCACCACCGCACCGATCCCCCCACAGCCCTACCAGGGAGACGAAGATGACTCCGCCTCTGGGTGA
- a CDS encoding 4-carboxy-4-hydroxy-2-oxoadipate aldolase/oxaloacetate decarboxylase, translated as MSGVIVTNPPKADAKDVEALAGFGVATISEALGRTGLLGPELRPVQQGVRVAGTAVTVLSWPGDNLMIHAAVEQCGEGDILVVTTTSPSTDGMFGELFATALQKRGVRGVVTNAGIRDTQELREMGFAAWSRAVSSQGTVKATGGSVNVPIAIDGQVIRPGDVIVADDDGVVVVPRERAREAAEKSQAREAKEAQTRAAFIEGQLGLDRYGLRETLKRLGVEYRTYEEYSGEGAQT; from the coding sequence ATGAGCGGCGTGATCGTCACCAACCCGCCGAAGGCGGACGCGAAGGATGTCGAGGCCCTGGCGGGCTTCGGCGTGGCCACCATCAGCGAGGCGCTCGGCCGCACCGGCCTGCTCGGCCCGGAGCTCCGCCCGGTCCAGCAGGGCGTACGGGTCGCGGGCACCGCGGTCACCGTGCTGAGCTGGCCCGGCGACAACCTCATGATCCACGCGGCGGTGGAGCAGTGCGGCGAGGGCGACATCCTGGTCGTCACCACCACCTCCCCGTCCACCGACGGCATGTTCGGCGAGCTGTTCGCCACCGCGCTGCAAAAGCGCGGGGTGCGCGGCGTGGTGACCAACGCGGGCATCCGCGACACCCAGGAACTGCGCGAGATGGGCTTCGCCGCGTGGTCCAGGGCCGTCTCCTCGCAGGGCACCGTGAAGGCCACCGGCGGCTCGGTCAACGTACCGATCGCCATCGACGGCCAGGTGATCCGGCCGGGCGACGTGATCGTCGCCGACGATGACGGCGTGGTGGTCGTGCCCCGTGAGCGCGCCCGCGAGGCCGCCGAGAAGTCGCAGGCCCGCGAGGCCAAGGAGGCGCAGACCCGCGCCGCGTTCATCGAGGGCCAGCTCGGCCTGGACCGGTACGGCCTGCGCGAGACCCTCAAGCGGCTCGGCGTGGAGTACCGGACGTACGAGGAGTACAGCGGCGAGGGAGCGCAGACGTGA
- a CDS encoding catechol 2,3-dioxygenase: MTPPLGDIAHVGHAELLTPDLDGSVRFFTEYLGLTVNGQSDSGSVYLRTFDDYEHHSLVLTAAGKPGLRRTALRTSSEEALQRRVKELESAGHPGRWVEDEPGIGKLYLTSDPDGHEIALYWETEWYQAPPELRPALKNQPQAKPGHGVGVRRLDHINYLAADVAANADFHQYVLGARPTEQIQLDSGKIGAKWLTFNNKSYDVVYTSDWTGSQGRLHHIAFATDTREDILRAADLAIDTGVFIETGPHKHAIQQTFFLYVYEPGGNRIELCNPLTRLVLAPDWPLVTWTEAERAKGQAWGLKTIASFHTHGTPPVD, from the coding sequence ATGACTCCGCCTCTGGGTGACATCGCCCATGTCGGTCACGCCGAACTGCTCACCCCGGACCTGGACGGCAGCGTCCGGTTCTTCACCGAATACCTCGGCCTCACCGTCAACGGACAGTCCGACAGCGGCTCGGTCTACCTGCGCACCTTCGACGACTACGAGCACCACAGCCTGGTGCTGACGGCCGCCGGGAAACCCGGCCTGCGCCGCACCGCGCTGCGCACCTCCAGCGAGGAGGCCCTGCAGCGCCGGGTCAAGGAGCTGGAGTCGGCCGGCCACCCCGGACGCTGGGTGGAGGACGAGCCCGGCATCGGCAAGCTCTACCTCACCTCCGACCCCGACGGCCACGAGATCGCCCTGTACTGGGAGACCGAGTGGTACCAGGCGCCGCCGGAGCTCAGGCCCGCGCTGAAGAACCAGCCGCAGGCCAAGCCCGGCCACGGCGTCGGCGTCCGGCGCCTGGACCACATCAACTACCTGGCCGCCGATGTCGCGGCCAACGCCGACTTCCACCAGTACGTGCTGGGCGCCCGCCCCACCGAGCAGATCCAGCTCGACAGCGGGAAGATCGGCGCCAAGTGGCTGACCTTCAACAACAAGTCGTACGACGTGGTCTACACGTCCGACTGGACCGGCTCGCAGGGCCGTCTGCACCACATCGCCTTCGCGACCGACACCCGCGAGGACATCCTGCGCGCCGCCGATCTCGCCATCGACACCGGTGTGTTCATCGAGACCGGCCCGCACAAGCACGCCATCCAGCAGACGTTCTTCCTGTACGTCTACGAGCCCGGCGGCAACCGCATCGAGCTGTGCAACCCGCTCACCCGTCTGGTGCTGGCCCCCGACTGGCCGCTGGTCACCTGGACCGAGGCCGAGCGCGCCAAGGGCCAGGCGTGGGGTCTGAAGACCATCGCGTCCTTCCACACCCATGGCACGCCGCCCGTCGACTGA